From the Burkholderia ubonensis genome, one window contains:
- a CDS encoding peptide ABC transporter ATP-binding protein produces MNAVNETRRTAHDEDAVLVANQLAKHYQVKRGMFGQGTVKALNGVSFTLKRGRTLAVVGESGCGKSTLARQLTMIETPTSGHLTIDGKDVAGADRRTVAELRRRVQMVFQNPFASLNPRKTVEQTLAEPLEINTNLTAAERAQRVAQIMRTVGLRPEHAKRYPHMFSGGQRQRVAIARAMILDPRIVVADEPVSALDVSIQAQILNLFMDLQEQFKTSYVFISHNLAVVEHVADDVMVMYFGSVAELGDKATIYARPRHPYTRALMSATPAIFEEDRRVQIKLQGELPSPLNPPSGCAFHQRCPYAVARCRAEEPQLRDVDGRRVACHRAEEVGEEDA; encoded by the coding sequence ATGAATGCTGTCAACGAAACGCGCCGCACGGCGCACGACGAGGATGCGGTGCTGGTCGCGAACCAGCTCGCGAAGCACTACCAGGTGAAGCGCGGGATGTTCGGCCAGGGCACCGTGAAGGCGCTCAACGGCGTGTCGTTCACGCTGAAGCGCGGCCGCACGCTCGCGGTCGTCGGCGAGTCCGGCTGCGGCAAGTCGACCCTCGCGCGCCAGCTGACGATGATCGAGACGCCGACCTCCGGACACCTGACGATCGACGGCAAGGACGTCGCCGGTGCGGACCGCCGGACGGTCGCCGAGCTGCGCCGCCGCGTGCAGATGGTGTTCCAGAACCCGTTCGCGTCGCTGAACCCGCGCAAGACCGTCGAGCAGACGCTTGCCGAGCCGCTCGAGATCAACACGAACCTGACGGCCGCCGAGCGCGCGCAGCGCGTCGCGCAGATCATGCGCACGGTCGGCCTGCGGCCCGAGCATGCGAAGCGCTATCCGCACATGTTTTCGGGCGGCCAGCGGCAGCGCGTCGCGATCGCGCGGGCAATGATCCTCGATCCGCGGATCGTCGTCGCCGACGAGCCGGTGTCCGCGCTCGACGTGTCGATCCAGGCGCAGATCCTCAACCTGTTCATGGACCTGCAGGAGCAGTTCAAGACCAGCTACGTGTTCATCTCGCACAACCTCGCGGTGGTCGAGCACGTCGCCGACGACGTGATGGTGATGTACTTCGGCAGCGTCGCGGAGCTCGGCGACAAGGCGACGATCTACGCGCGCCCGCGGCATCCGTACACGCGCGCGCTGATGTCGGCGACGCCGGCGATCTTCGAGGAAGACCGCCGCGTGCAGATCAAGCTGCAGGGCGAGCTGCCGTCGCCGCTCAATCCGCCGTCGGGCTGCGCGTTCCATCAGCGCTGCCCGTATGCGGTCGCGCGCTGCCGGGCCGAGGAGCCGCAGCTGCGCGACGTCGATGGCCGGCGCGTTGCCTGCCATCGCGCCGAGGAGGTGGGGGAGGAGGATGCCTGA
- the pxpA gene encoding 5-oxoprolinase subunit PxpA, protein MEIDLNADLGEGYGSDEALLDLVTSANIACGWHAGGANAMRDCVRWAVQKGVSIGAHPSFLDPENFGRKEMQLPATDIYAGVLYQLGALSAIAQAEGGRIAHVKPHGALYNQAARDPLIADAVVSAIHDFDPSLAVFGLANSVFVAAARHAGLAAIEEVFADRGYRADGTLVPRSEPGALVDDEDEVIARTLDMVRDRRVRAVSGEWVPLNAQTVCLHGDGPHALAFARRIRAALEKAGIDVVAPGALHADEGA, encoded by the coding sequence ATGGAAATCGATCTGAACGCCGACCTGGGCGAAGGATACGGATCGGACGAGGCGCTGCTCGACCTCGTTACGTCGGCCAACATCGCGTGCGGCTGGCACGCGGGCGGCGCGAACGCGATGCGCGACTGCGTGCGCTGGGCCGTGCAGAAGGGCGTGTCGATCGGCGCGCATCCGAGCTTTCTCGATCCCGAGAATTTCGGCCGCAAGGAAATGCAGCTGCCGGCGACCGACATCTACGCGGGCGTGCTTTACCAGCTCGGCGCGCTATCTGCGATCGCGCAGGCCGAAGGCGGCCGCATCGCGCACGTGAAGCCGCACGGCGCGCTGTACAACCAGGCCGCGCGCGATCCGCTCATTGCCGACGCGGTGGTGTCCGCGATTCACGATTTCGATCCGTCGCTCGCGGTGTTCGGCCTCGCGAACAGCGTGTTCGTCGCGGCCGCGCGGCACGCGGGGCTGGCGGCGATCGAGGAGGTGTTCGCCGATCGCGGCTATCGCGCGGACGGTACGCTCGTGCCGCGCAGCGAGCCGGGCGCGCTCGTCGACGACGAGGACGAGGTGATCGCCCGCACGCTCGACATGGTGCGCGACCGGCGGGTGCGCGCGGTCAGCGGCGAATGGGTGCCGCTCAATGCACAGACGGTCTGCCTGCATGGCGACGGACCGCATGCGCTGGCGTTCGCACGGCGGATTCGCGCGGCGCTCGAAAAGGCGGGAATCGACGTCGTGGCGCCGGGCGCGCTGCACGCGGACGAAGGCGCGTGA
- a CDS encoding biotin-dependent carboxyltransferase family protein, with protein MTQSKAPGSIEVLRAGPLSTVQDLGRQGARHLGVAQGGALDSLALEVGNRLVGNRPDAAAVEITIGPAAFRFPRATRIAITGTEFGATLDGKPVHSWWSLPVEAGQTLAMPAAKRGMRGYLCIAGGIDVLPMLGSRSTDLASRFGGLGGRALRDGDRLPVGVPPATLGCLAADAPEFGVKAPAWCGFARVDEPPRRHRPAHAHAPWAMPVRVLPGPDYASFGAESQQAFWDDEWLVTANSNRMGYRLAGVELTRERPVELLSHAVLPGTIQVPPNGQPIVLMHDAQTTGGYPKIGTVIRADLWKLAQARLNLPIRFVRTTPDAARDALAAERAYLRQIDVAIAMREEARQRAQSRAA; from the coding sequence ATGACCCAGAGCAAAGCGCCTGGCAGCATCGAGGTGTTGCGGGCCGGCCCGCTGTCGACCGTGCAGGATCTCGGCCGCCAGGGCGCGCGCCATCTCGGCGTCGCGCAGGGCGGTGCGCTCGACAGCCTCGCGCTCGAGGTCGGCAACCGGCTCGTCGGCAACCGCCCGGACGCGGCCGCCGTCGAGATCACGATCGGCCCGGCCGCCTTCCGTTTTCCGCGCGCGACGCGCATCGCGATCACCGGCACCGAATTCGGCGCGACGCTCGACGGCAAGCCCGTCCATTCATGGTGGAGCCTGCCCGTCGAGGCCGGCCAGACGCTGGCGATGCCGGCCGCGAAGCGCGGGATGCGCGGCTATCTGTGCATCGCGGGCGGCATCGACGTGCTGCCGATGCTCGGCTCGCGCAGCACCGATCTCGCGTCGCGCTTCGGCGGCCTCGGCGGCCGCGCGCTGCGCGACGGCGACCGGCTGCCGGTCGGCGTGCCGCCGGCGACCCTCGGCTGCCTCGCGGCCGACGCGCCCGAGTTCGGCGTCAAGGCGCCGGCGTGGTGCGGTTTCGCGCGCGTCGACGAGCCGCCGCGCCGCCACCGGCCCGCCCATGCGCACGCGCCGTGGGCGATGCCGGTGCGCGTGCTGCCCGGCCCCGACTACGCGTCGTTCGGCGCGGAATCGCAGCAGGCGTTCTGGGATGACGAATGGCTCGTCACGGCCAACAGCAACCGGATGGGCTACCGCCTCGCCGGCGTCGAGCTGACCCGCGAACGGCCGGTGGAGCTGCTGTCGCACGCGGTGCTCCCCGGCACGATCCAGGTGCCGCCGAACGGCCAGCCGATCGTGCTGATGCACGACGCGCAGACGACCGGGGGGTATCCTAAGATCGGAACGGTAATTCGCGCGGACCTGTGGAAGCTTGCGCAGGCGCGGCTGAACCTGCCGATCCGCTTCGTGCGCACGACGCCGGACGCGGCGCGCGACGCACTGGCCGCGGAGCGGGCCTACCTGCGGCAGATCGACGTCGCGATCGCGATGCGCGAGGAGGCGCGCCAGCGCGCGCAATCGCGCGCAGCGTGA
- the pxpB gene encoding 5-oxoprolinase subunit PxpB, translating to MTHPRIYPLGDAALVCEVPPPATLDCQRRVWAVAEAARAWPHVIDVVPGMNNLTIVFDVLAASAGTLSDALLDAWETADVEHAPGREIEIPVEYGGAAGPDLQAVAAHAGLSADEVVARHAGAEYVVFFLGFQPGFAYLGGLDAALHMPRRAAPRLEVPAGSVGIGGAQTGIYPATSPGGWQLIGRTAHVLFDPSRQPPTLLLPGDRVRFTIAGVHAT from the coding sequence ATGACGCATCCACGCATCTATCCGCTCGGCGACGCCGCGCTCGTCTGCGAGGTGCCGCCCCCCGCCACGCTCGATTGCCAGCGGCGCGTCTGGGCCGTTGCCGAGGCCGCGCGCGCGTGGCCGCACGTGATCGACGTCGTGCCGGGCATGAACAACCTGACGATCGTGTTCGACGTGCTTGCCGCGTCCGCCGGCACGCTGTCGGACGCGCTGCTCGACGCCTGGGAAACCGCCGACGTCGAGCATGCGCCCGGCCGCGAGATCGAGATTCCGGTCGAATACGGCGGCGCGGCCGGCCCCGACCTGCAGGCGGTCGCCGCGCATGCGGGCCTGTCGGCCGACGAGGTGGTCGCGCGCCATGCGGGCGCCGAATACGTGGTGTTCTTCCTCGGCTTCCAGCCGGGGTTCGCCTATCTCGGCGGCCTCGACGCCGCGCTGCACATGCCGCGCCGCGCGGCGCCGCGCCTCGAGGTGCCGGCCGGGTCGGTCGGCATCGGCGGCGCACAGACCGGCATCTACCCGGCCACGTCGCCCGGCGGCTGGCAGCTGATCGGCCGCACGGCGCACGTGCTGTTCGATCCGTCCCGGCAGCCGCCGACGCTGCTCCTGCCCGGCGACCGGGTGCGCTTCACCATTGCGGGAGTCCACGCGACATGA
- a CDS encoding winged helix DNA-binding protein, translating to MKRHPTKIVSSEHLVSDSSAELSELEYGLIMAGNAFNRWMVRCMSAAGAKDMTAVEVSLLHHVSHRERQKKLADICFVLNIEDTHVATYALKKLIARGYVKSEKSGKEVFFFATEAGRDLCLKYREVREHCLIETLKDSGLTNEQIGDAAQLLRHASGLYDTAARAAASL from the coding sequence ATGAAGCGTCATCCGACCAAGATCGTCTCTTCCGAACACCTGGTTTCCGATTCGAGCGCGGAGCTGTCCGAGCTCGAATACGGGCTCATCATGGCGGGCAACGCGTTCAACCGCTGGATGGTGCGGTGCATGTCGGCCGCGGGCGCGAAGGACATGACGGCGGTCGAGGTGTCGCTGCTGCATCACGTCAGCCATCGCGAACGCCAGAAGAAGCTCGCCGACATCTGCTTCGTGCTCAATATCGAGGATACGCACGTCGCGACCTACGCGCTGAAAAAGCTGATCGCCCGAGGCTACGTCAAGAGCGAGAAAAGCGGCAAGGAAGTTTTCTTCTTCGCGACCGAGGCCGGGCGCGACCTGTGCCTGAAGTATCGCGAGGTGCGCGAACACTGCCTGATCGAGACGCTCAAGGACAGCGGCCTCACCAACGAGCAGATCGGCGACGCGGCGCAGCTGCTGCGCCACGCGTCCGGGCTGTACGACACGGCCGCGCGGGCGGCCGCGTCGCTGTAG
- a CDS encoding 5-formyltetrahydrofolate cyclo-ligase encodes MEHGVSESIARNHLAERKQALRRALSEARRDAASRPAVNDALDARLRALLDRLAPRTVGFYWPLPGEFDARAAVLAWRAAQPGRQVALPVIREQRTPLEFHAWDDATPMREGHHRIPEPASGVVVVPDLLLIPCVGFDTWLYRLGYGGGYYDRTLAAWPGGSLPVTVGIAYEACKVDALPAEDHDLAMRWVVTDEETYVADA; translated from the coding sequence ATGGAGCACGGAGTGAGCGAAAGCATAGCACGCAACCATCTGGCCGAACGGAAGCAGGCATTGCGCCGGGCGCTGTCCGAGGCCCGCCGCGACGCCGCGTCGCGCCCCGCGGTGAACGACGCGCTCGATGCGCGGCTGCGTGCGTTGCTCGATCGGCTCGCGCCGCGCACGGTCGGGTTCTACTGGCCGCTGCCAGGGGAATTCGACGCGCGCGCGGCGGTGCTCGCGTGGCGCGCGGCGCAGCCCGGCCGGCAGGTGGCGCTGCCGGTGATCCGCGAGCAGCGCACGCCGCTCGAGTTTCATGCGTGGGACGACGCGACGCCGATGCGCGAAGGGCACCACCGGATTCCGGAGCCGGCGTCCGGCGTGGTCGTGGTGCCGGACCTGCTGCTGATTCCGTGCGTCGGATTCGATACGTGGCTGTACCGGCTCGGGTACGGCGGCGGGTATTACGACCGCACGCTCGCCGCGTGGCCGGGCGGGTCGCTGCCGGTGACGGTCGGCATCGCGTACGAGGCGTGCAAGGTCGACGCGCTGCCGGCCGAGGATCACGATCTCGCGATGCGCTGGGTCGTGACGGACGAGGAAACCTACGTGGCCGACGCGTAG
- a CDS encoding lytic transglycosylase domain-containing protein — protein MSNSLFRVYRAVALTLSAAAVVAGTAACAAPSGDALAGDDDDQTFIQLREAARRNDAAKAAQLAAMIPNYPVPSYLEYFQIKPQLFDATGRARVDAPDAPVLSFLQRYDGQAIADRMRNDYLLVLGARHDWRNFDEQYKRFVLDDDTQVKCYALESRAARGENVADAARALLVEPKNYGDACVDLITALTVNQQFSSDDVWQQVRLAFEQNYTTLGGKIADALGPRPVAFDQATSAPPLFLARGVGPDAVSHQLALIAIGRMARNDPDQAAGMVTSLASSLTKQEQAIAWGAVGYQGAVKRSALASVWYAKSANAPLSNAAYEWRTRSALLVGNWPMVRWSIEQMPPSLRNDPAWVYWHARALKQSGDTLQANQEFEQIAGQFNFYGQLAGEELGQRTKIPPRTTVSDAEIGEMAKVPGFALAQRFYALNLRLEGNREWNWPLRGMTDRQLLAAAEYGKRVDLLDRTVNTADRTKAEHDFTLRYPSPYRSIVERYAQSTGLDVEWAYGLIRQESRFITSARSSVGAGGLMQLMPATAQLVAKKLGLGTISRAQMHDIDTNIQLGTWYLADIYNNFDSSPVLATAGYNAGPGRPRQWRQVLTQPVEGAIFAETIPFNETRDYVKNVLSNTTYYAALFEGKPQSLKKRLGMISP, from the coding sequence ATGTCGAACAGCCTTTTTCGAGTATATCGCGCGGTCGCGCTGACGCTTTCGGCCGCCGCGGTCGTCGCGGGCACGGCCGCGTGCGCCGCGCCGTCCGGCGACGCGCTCGCCGGGGACGACGACGACCAGACCTTCATCCAGCTCCGCGAAGCCGCGCGCCGCAACGACGCCGCGAAGGCCGCGCAGCTCGCCGCGATGATCCCGAACTATCCGGTCCCGTCGTACCTCGAGTATTTCCAGATCAAGCCGCAGCTGTTCGATGCCACGGGCCGCGCGCGCGTCGACGCGCCGGACGCGCCCGTGCTGTCGTTCCTGCAGCGCTACGACGGCCAGGCGATCGCCGACCGCATGCGCAACGACTACCTGCTCGTGCTCGGCGCGCGCCACGACTGGCGCAATTTCGACGAGCAGTACAAGCGCTTCGTGCTCGACGACGACACGCAGGTGAAGTGCTACGCGCTCGAATCGCGGGCCGCGCGCGGCGAGAACGTCGCCGACGCGGCGCGCGCGCTGCTCGTCGAGCCGAAGAACTACGGCGACGCGTGCGTCGACCTGATCACCGCGCTCACCGTCAACCAGCAGTTCTCGAGCGACGACGTGTGGCAGCAGGTGCGCCTCGCGTTCGAGCAGAACTACACGACGCTCGGCGGCAAGATCGCCGATGCGCTCGGCCCGCGCCCGGTCGCGTTCGACCAGGCGACGAGCGCGCCGCCGCTGTTCCTCGCGCGCGGCGTCGGCCCCGACGCGGTGTCGCACCAGCTCGCGCTGATCGCGATCGGCCGCATGGCGCGCAACGATCCGGACCAGGCGGCCGGCATGGTCACGTCGCTCGCGTCGTCGCTGACGAAGCAGGAGCAGGCGATCGCGTGGGGCGCGGTCGGCTATCAGGGCGCGGTGAAGCGCTCGGCGCTCGCGTCGGTCTGGTATGCGAAATCGGCGAACGCGCCGCTGTCGAACGCCGCGTACGAATGGCGCACGCGCAGCGCGCTGCTCGTCGGCAACTGGCCGATGGTGCGCTGGTCGATCGAACAGATGCCGCCGTCGCTGCGCAACGATCCGGCGTGGGTCTACTGGCATGCGCGCGCGCTCAAGCAGAGCGGCGACACGCTGCAGGCGAACCAGGAGTTCGAGCAGATCGCCGGGCAGTTCAACTTCTACGGGCAGCTCGCCGGCGAGGAGCTCGGCCAGCGCACGAAGATCCCGCCGCGCACCACGGTCTCCGACGCCGAGATCGGCGAGATGGCCAAGGTGCCGGGCTTCGCGCTCGCGCAGCGCTTCTATGCGCTGAACCTGCGCCTCGAAGGCAACCGCGAATGGAACTGGCCGCTGCGCGGGATGACCGACCGGCAGCTCCTCGCGGCCGCCGAGTACGGCAAGCGCGTCGACCTGCTCGACCGCACGGTGAACACGGCCGACCGCACGAAGGCCGAGCACGATTTCACGCTGCGCTACCCGTCGCCGTACCGCAGCATCGTCGAGCGCTACGCGCAGTCGACCGGGCTCGACGTCGAATGGGCGTACGGGCTGATCCGCCAGGAATCGCGCTTCATCACGAGCGCGCGTTCGTCGGTCGGCGCGGGCGGCCTGATGCAGCTGATGCCGGCGACCGCGCAGCTCGTCGCGAAGAAGCTCGGGCTCGGCACGATCTCGCGCGCGCAGATGCACGACATCGACACGAACATCCAGCTCGGCACCTGGTATCTGGCGGACATCTACAACAACTTCGACAGCTCGCCGGTGCTCGCCACCGCCGGCTACAACGCGGGCCCGGGCCGGCCGCGCCAGTGGCGGCAGGTGTTGACGCAGCCGGTCGAAGGCGCGATCTTTGCGGAGACGATCCCGTTCAACGAGACGCGTGACTACGTGAAGAACGTGCTGTCGAACACGACGTATTACGCGGCGCTCTTCGAAGGGAAGCCGCAGTCGCTGAAGAAGCGGCTAGGCATGATCTCGCCCTGA